The region CCCAAAAGCCCCACGATCTCGCCCGGGGCCACCTCCAGGGACACCGAGCGCAGGATCTGGGTCTTCTTCACAAAGAAGTCGATGTTTTCCATGGTCAGAAGCATGGCTACTCACTCACTCCGAACAGGGTCTCCTGCACCTTGGGGTCGTCCATGACCTCGGCCGGGGTGCCCCAGGCCAGGATGCCGCCCTCGGCCAACACCAGCACCCGCTTGCAGTAGTCGCTCACGATGTCCATGTCGTGCTCGATGATCAGGGTGGCGGTGCCCCGCTTGCCGATGGCCTCGATGATGGTGTCCATGACCTTGAACTTGTCCGCCGTGGCCACCCCGCTGGTGGGCTCGTCCAGCAGCAAGAAGTGGGGCTTCAGGGCAAAGGCCATGGCCGTGTCCAAGACCTTCTTGTCGCCTTCGCTTAGCTCCGAGGCCGGCTGCTCGGCGAACTGGTCCAGGTTGAAGATGCCCAGGATGGACAGCGCCTCCTCGGTGGCCTCGCGGTAGGCCGAGGCCGGCTTGAAAAAGCGCCCCAGGCGGCTCTGGGTGCTGATCACGCAGGTGCGCACGTTGTCCAACACGCTCAGCTCCTCGAACAGATGCGTGATCTGGAAGTTGCGCGCGATGCCCGCCTTGATGCGTCTGTAGGGCGGGGCGTGGGTGATGTCCTTGCCGTTCAGGGTTATCTGGCCCGAGGTGGGCTGCAGATGGCCGGAGATCAGGTTGACCATGGTGGT is a window of Desulfarculaceae bacterium DNA encoding:
- a CDS encoding ABC transporter ATP-binding protein — protein: MLAIKDVVKAFDKSLVINGVSFSIEENEVVALLGPNGAGKTTMVNLISGHLQPTSGQITLNGKDITHAPPYRRIKAGIARNFQITHLFEELSVLDNVRTCVISTQSRLGRFFKPASAYREATEEALSILGIFNLDQFAEQPASELSEGDKKVLDTAMAFALKPHFLLLDEPTSGVATADKFKVMDTIIEAIGKRGTATLIIEHDMDIVSDYCKRVLVLAEGGILAWGTPAEVMDDPKVQETLFGVSE